The Tigriopus californicus strain San Diego chromosome 5, Tcal_SD_v2.1, whole genome shotgun sequence genome includes a region encoding these proteins:
- the LOC131880491 gene encoding uncharacterized protein LOC131880491 produces MDSSDPKLIDDSYDSDAQLLVDDDEPRKAVRVCPVCGQVTKYNQLKNYGAYSCFSCRAFFRRSHENTRNPDFICRKNGECDIQLNKRKKCRKCRYDRCVEIGMRQDRILDDSAKKKRFKNFRNWRKRKPDSQEDIGENHLMKSIPLVEELSMSVSPGLERASRPSPPLMESANPPPDWFKWLGCSRHHAMVGRDANQSESRPSFCESQANSKKSDIYLNVPRSTALRAGIDPVNEFSHNQLVVDMLAARQSESQRRSPLAEKPIHYEQESHIRIRTDLGLHKLSGCPPSLRKSKINLIGEDYDRTMFNIDLHDLVLDQVKNIDGDVRLSTLDSSKMKHVVKIVKSQYYRFAFGLETFANLDKSDQVTLLNENSYLFIQLLLAKAVVAENGIQQINYLVGVTSQSKGHCIKKVSFQDVCSMTNLFNGNVSLELEYLKLIGKLRRMRLFSQKLSILAYLIVFHVLPTDVFCQEGLILSGVQDVVELIQEEDNQTKPEDVLQFFSLLLDMRRLLPTLS; encoded by the exons ATGGATTCCTCCGATCCCAAATTGATTG ACGATTCATACGACAGCGATGCTCAGTTGCTAGTAGACGATGACGAACCCCGAAAAGCCGTCCGAGTTTGCCCGGTTTGTGGACAAGTGACCAAATATAACCAACTCAAGAACTATGGGGCTTATTCCTGCTTCAGCTGTCGAGCTTTCTTTCGGAGATCCCACGAAAATACCCGCAATCCGGACTTCATTTGCCGCAAAAATGGCGAATGCGATATCCAACTAAATAAACGGAAGAAATGTCGCAAATGTCGGTATGATCGATGTGTCGAGATTGGAATGCGACAAGATCGGATCCTGGACGATAGCGCCAAGAAGAAGCGGTTCAAAAACTTTCGAAACTGGAGAAAGAGGAAACCTGATAGTCAGGAAGATATCGGGGAAAACCATCTGATGAAATCCATCCCTCTTGTTGAGGAGCTCTCCATGTCCGTGTCTCCCGGTCTCGAAAGAGCATCAAGACCTTCCCCTCCTTTGATGGAATCTGCAAACCCACCTCCGGATTGGTTCAAATGGCTGGGATGTAGTAGACATCATGCCATGGTCGGGCGTGACGCTAACCAATCCGAGAGTAGACCGTCTTTCTGTGAATCTCAAGCAAACTCCAAAAAGAGCGACATCTATCTCAACGTACCACGTTCTACGGCATTGAGGGCGGGAATTGATCCTGTGAACGAGTTCTCACATAACCAGTTGGTGGTAGACATGTTGGCTGCTAGGCAATCCGAGAGCCAGAGGCGTTCTCCCCTTGCTGAGAAGCCCATCCATTATGAGCAAGAATCACACATTCGGATCCGGACTGATCTAGGATTGCACAAACTTTCGGGGTGTCCTCCATCACTTCGGAAATCCAAGATCAATCTGATAGGGGAAGATTACGACCGAACCATGTTCAATATCGACCTTCACGATTTGGTGCTGGATCAAGTGAAAAATATCGACGGCGATGTCAGGCTGTCCACCTTAGACTCCAGCAAAATGAAGCACGTGGTCAAGATTGTTAAATCTCAGTACTATCGCTTTGCATTTGGTCTTGAGACGTTTGCCAACTTGGATAAGTCAGATCAGGTGACACTCTTGAACGAAAACAGCTACCTATTCATTCAGCTGTTGTTGGCCAAGGCCGttgtggcagaaaatggaatCCAGCAAATCAACTACTTGGTAGGAGTCACTTCCCAGAGCAAGGGTCATTGCATTAAAAAAGTCTCTTTCCAAGACGTATGTTCCATGACCAATCTGTTCAATGGGAACGTAAGTTTGGAACTGGAATATCTGAAGCTGATTGGTAAATTGCGACGAATGAGGTTATTCAGCCAGAAGCTATCGATTTTGGCCTACTTGATCGTTTTCCACGTTCTCCCAACGGACGTGTTCTGTCAGGAGGGTCTGATTCTCTCGGGTGTCCAGGATGTGGTGGAGCTCATTCAAGAAGAAGATAATCAAACAAAACCTGAGGATGTGTTACAATTCTTTTCATTACTTCTTGATATGAGACGACTCCTACCCACCCTCAGTTAA